cattaatcactttaaccagtcccaagcaacggtataattggaccattcaggaaaccgttgctttcgaacaactcaaattcctgctctgttctaatcctattctcgccgcaccagatatcaccaagcctttcatcctccatgtcgacgccagtggtaccggcatcaggggtgtcctgatgcagcaacgaggcgaggaggttctacctgttagctactacagctacaagttgaaaccccaccagaagaattacagcactatcgagaaggagctactctccatcgtcctgaatctacagcactttgctccatacctacaagattCTCGGTataccaccatctactcagaccacaatcctctccgcttcttgcatcaagcccaattcaataatcaacgtcttctacgaggggctttatatctacaagattttcatctggagatcttctacatcaagggttctgacaacatcatagccgacgccctctccagagtctatgaagtagaggcagctccacctatcactctaccacatgaagacgtaacttcttccggaaccgcaggcttcgggggagagttgtgacgataatctctttcaagagagattgagcctgctcttccctatatcattcacgtcattctacaagtacaagatgctacattcaagatacgtccaccagtagcacaaaacgttttgaccaggaagcaaagcgtaccttgcaccacccatcATGCCGGCTCaccgcccgtcgtcaacgagctaactacccattctcagcctgcctgctcctgattggctggtgtatcgccgacagcacacctgcacctgcactcacgccctctacctgagtcgacgtctggaccagctcaagccgtcctcctcagaatattcctgtgctcttagaagttgacatctctctctggtatactaatccctggctgtcgtatactaagggaggtggcagttatagccaatattctcagcacctgattattattgcattgcacattattttattgtagagtaaattttcatatctagtaattattcatgttgttttgtttgttgacttgatttgaattttacgtaagccaagggattgtctttgttcatattttgttttctaaagtaattaaaatttcattgtttatattttgtgttttgcgtgtcttcccattaccttaccacagacaaacaggcaagcagtctcttttttttgtaagtgtgaccaggcattgacacctgccattggaggactgccgaacatcaacactccaacactttatcgtcacaatatatatatatatatatatatatatatatatatatatatatatatatatatatatatatatatatatatatatttatatatatataaatatattttgatggaaaaaaagaagtgtaggtgtttggcagtcctcctaatggctggtttcaatgccaatcacatttacaaaaaaaaagttgactgcttggctgttgcttCCAAGCTTGtagtaaagaggcacccttcttgagcccggatggacacatgtataagcaagaagatggggtcgccatgggttctcccctaggtgtcctgtttgcaaacttctacatgggtaccatcgagcaaaaagtcttagtcgacatgaacttgaaaccggccatatactgcaggtatgttgacgacatttttacacaggtacctgatgtcagacatctgcaggagctgaaggaggcatttgaccagaattctgtgttgcgtttcacttacgagatggagaaggatgggaagctgccctttctagatgtaacagtcatggaaaggagcggagtttaccacactgcagtctacactaaggaaacaaacataggaatgtgcctgaatgccaacagtgactgcccggacaggtacaagaggagtgttgttaaagcttatgtcgaccgtgccctcagccacagctcagaatggaagcaagtcgatgaagaactctgtagggtaaggcaggtcctagtcaacaacggcttctccaatggtttcgtggaagacatcataagaaggaaagtgaaacgccatgcaacctctgaagagacaactaacacaacacctataccccctattagactactttacaggaacttcttttccacagcccataaaacggaggaaagggtcctgaaagatattgtcagtagaaacgttatccctacagacaaaaatcagaagatacaactgacgattcactataaaaccagaaaaacggccagcctactcttgagaaactctccagacacaaagcagaacgctttaaaagagaccaacgtcgtctatgccttcaaatgccctcttggggactgtaagcctcaaaaaacccagtatataggcaagacaacaacatctctttccaggcgtttaacgatgcataagcaacagggctccattaaggaacatataatctcttcccacaaacaaaccatcaccagagaaatcttagcaaacaacacagaaatcatcgatagatacagcgatagcaggtggcttgacgtctgcgaggcactacacatcaagaagtcaacaccagcaatcaacagccaattaatgcacaactatattctatccacttcaagactccgctccaatatagcagcatcaagaaatatggaccaataggctttctacaattacttccattcaatacccattgtttcgtgttctgtcttgtttttgaatttaatacccattcaatacccattgtttcgtgttctgtcttgtgtttgaatttaatacccattcaatactcattgtttcgtgttctgtcttgtgtttgaatttaatacccattcaatacccattgtttcgtgttctgtcttgtgtttgaatttaatacccattcaatacctattgttgaaagtttggtttcacctcatccacctcacccaaatgtagatataaactcgaagatgtgtaagctctattcagtttcagttgtgtgtttgtaaactaaagtctttgaaaatgtaataagttttacgaaacgcgctcaagtgtcgcgtcagactagaaataaaaatgaattttggagaattaccatcaacagtgaaaagaaacgtaacaaagagaaaattcgtgttataattattaatcttactttttcggtcatatttaataatatatatatatatatatatatatatatatatatatatatatatatatatatatatatatatatatatatatatatatatatatatatatatatatatatatataaataaatatatactaaCGTGTACATGAGTAACTGCTCTCTGTACGTCTGCGCGCCGGTGTCGCCGGCAGGTTATAAATTGCTAGTCTTGGGGTTGGTGAAGTCAGTTGGTCGCCGCCGCAGCGACGAGCAGTCTGTTGTCCGGTCGTCATCAATGACTACGGTGAGCTAATGTAGAATTGTACCCAACATTCTTTTGTACTGAGTACACGAGAAGGaggatgcacgcacacacacatatatatacatctacTTATCTGAAAGCAGTGGGCGCTGACACTAACTACGATATTTCAGAAGGACCATTCAATGCATATATCATCCAAGGGGCCAATTATATTTGTATAAAACTCCCGATTTGCTCCTTGGGAGATGTTGGGTTTTGTTTAGTGTTTAAAGTCTATAAACCTCCGGAAGTTTAATAAGACCATAATACAATACTTAACTAACTACATACACACAGTTTATATTCAAGTGACCTCATTATTCAAGTTTATATTCAAGTGACCTCAAGTGACACTGTTCGCTGAATATATTACATTGAATGGGGTGCAGtattttgtttcttccttgtaaaTTAGACAGCTTAGTGCACCAATGATCATCTGTGGCCAGATCATCACATGATAATTCTTACCAACTTGGAAAGCTTTACGTATTATTCCGGAGCTTAAGCACACAAGATCAGACCTTCCCATGCGACCTTTCTTGGAAAATGTGCCCCCCCTCACCAGGATTAtcgcatccaggcatggagacctcattttcagaatGACAACTGctttggagaaggtgcaacaccgggcaacaaaaatcataccagagcttagtcatctctcgtatcaggaatggttgagggtcactgagctaacaacaccacagacaaggcacgacagggcggatctcatataAACCttcaaaaaattaaaaatatagaTGATGTCGATCTCGACACTTTCTTCCAAAGGttagatgtaacacgaacgaggagcaacgggttcaagctcaacaaaccacaatgttggacagaaaacaggagatgctttttcacctatAGGGTTTCACACTTACATCAATATCACttttgtccggtcgagatggtcgagtggttaagggatcctgtacatcagttgcagagtgcttctggcagtttgggttcgagtcacttctggggtgtgagtttccagttgcatatatgcctggagaccgttcaggcttgttcgcacccatagggttgtaaatcagtggaaccacctacccgccgaagccgtaaacgccaaaactctgctgggttttaaaatacagatagaaaaggTCATCCGGCCATATggatggggggacctttgacaagccgccagcttcctgtcttcgtcgagggcactagtattagtggccctcaggtaaattcaggtaaatttaggtaaatcggTGCTGTCGGGTTTCACGAAAAAAAGGTGTCGAGCGGAGCCGTCAAGAAAAGCAAAACGGCTCCGACTTGTCACACTTTATGCTatttactgctgctactactgatatcattaccactgctgtcactgatatcattactgctgctactactgataTCATTACTGCTGTTGCCACTGATATCATTACTGCTACTACCACTGATATCATTACTGCTGTTGCCACTGATATCATTACTGCTGTTGCCACTGATATCATTACTGCTGTTGCCACTGATATCATTACTGCTGTTgccactgatatcattaccactgatatcattactgctactactactgatatcaataccactactaccactgatatcattactgctgctactactaatatcattaccactactaccactgatatcattaccactgCTACCACTGATATCATTATCGCTGCTACCACTAATATCATTACCGCTGCTACCACTGATATCATTATCACTTACATTAATATCACTAACATTAGTTTCACTTACATCAATATCACTGACATTAGTACCATTTACATTAATATCACTGACATCAGTACCACTTACATCAATATCACTGACATCAGTGCCACAAACAATAATAACACTGACATCAGTACTACTTACCACAACACCGCAGACATTAGCACAATTTATAGTACCACTGACATTACCACCGCTGATAGCTCTACCAGGGACATCACATCCACTGATCACATTGGTATGTGGACTACTTTCCTTCCCGGGTTCATCATTTCCATCAGGAGTCCTGATATTTCTTCGCCCCGTGAACTTGGTATTATTGAAGAAGCCGAATGTAGACAAGTATTCCTTTGACGTCGTGATACCGTAGAATTATAGTTAACCAGTAAGCTATATAGTCCGCTTCTGCGTTCATTAAAAGCAATGGACACAGATGTGTTAGTGAATTAAGTAGGTGAAGTGAATTGTTAGTGTCAAACTCATAATATAAAGTATAGTgagagcaatatatatatatatatatatatatatatatatatatatatatatatatatatatatatatatatatatatatatatatatatatatatatatatatatatatatatatatgtcgtacctagtagccagaacgcacttctcagcctactatgcaaggcccaatttgcctaataagccaagttttcttgaattaattgtttttcgactacctaacctacctaacctaacctaactttttcagctgcataacctaacctataaagataggttaggttaggttaggtagggttggttaggttcggtcatatatctacgttaattttaactccaaaaaaaaaaaaattgaccttatacataatgaaatggttagttttatcatttcataagaaaaaaatttgagaaaatataatatttcaggaaaatttggtttattaggcaaatcgggccttgcatagtaggccaaaaagtgcattctggctactaggtacgacatatatatatatatatatatatatatatatatatatatatatatatatatatatatatatatatatatatgttctaggctcattgaaacaacaagggacccgagagctgcaatgatttcttttccagcgcctcagtgtggcgatacagaggggaaatgcgcactgcatccagggttcctgcccgccatctgaggagctggaggaactcgacaacctatgataaccatctttgtaacccatatgtaactccttttttgtaacaaagttcaaataaagtaaatatatatgtgtacatacaaaagaatgggggtggtaggagaagataatattagtgttcagtgagaaaccacaaggtctcctctgaatactttttatgttcttctccgaggctatgggtcccccacattggcaccagaggtggtaccctcacaaactatttaaaaatatatatatatatatatatatatatatatatatatatatatatatatatatatatatatatatatatatatatatatgtcgtacctagtagccagaactcacttctcagcctactatgcaaggcccaatttgcctaataagcctagttttcatga
This DNA window, taken from Procambarus clarkii isolate CNS0578487 chromosome 76, FALCON_Pclarkii_2.0, whole genome shotgun sequence, encodes the following:
- the LOC138357128 gene encoding sericin-2-like, with protein sequence MKFTGRRNIRTPDGNDEPGKESSPHTNVISGCDVPGRAISGGNVSGTINCANVCGVVVSSTDVSVIIVCGTDVSDIDVSGTDVSDINVNGTNVSDIDVSETNVSDINVSDNDISGSSGNDISGSSDNDISGSSGNDISGSSGNDISSSSSNDISGSSGIDISSSSSNDISGNDISGNSSNDISGNSSNDISGNSSNDISGNSSNDISGSSSNDISGNSSNDISSSSSNDISDSSGNDISSSSSK